The Intestinibaculum porci DNA window TGCCATGAGATATACATTATCTCGCTTATAGAGCAGAAGTACACCTGAAGAAAATAAGCAGGCAAGAGACGCAAATAATAATGCAACACTTAATATTGATAAAGGTATAGCCCCTTTACCGTACTCACTGCCACCTACGATTAACATAATCGGATGGGCAAGAATAAGCAGACCGCAAACAACCGGTAAAAGACAGGTTAAAAGGTAATCTAAAACCTTTTGGATCAAATGTTTATACTCATCCTGCAGCTGATGTCCTAAATAAAAGGATAAACGGGGAATTGCCACCATAATCACTGCGTTGATCACATTCTTGATCGTACTATAGATTTTACTTGCGAGTGAATATATTCCTACTGTCTTAGAATCTTTGAAATATCCTAAGATCGTAATATCTGAACTGATGTAAAGCACCATGGCAAGATTGACAAAGAATAATTTAAAGACTGGCTTCAAATGTTCTTTACATTGCGCTATGGGAACAAAATGAAGATGTACATAACGTTTGATATAAAAGATATTAAAGAGATTGCCACCAGCAGCAGCCATCACCATAATGAACGCATAGATAATATAATCATGAGGCGTTCTCACAAATATAAAGAGACAAGCTAAAGCGATGAGTTCAACCACAATATAGCGGACTGTCATATAGTAATAGTCTTCATAAATCTGGTTGATCCAGTCCGCTCCAATAGTCGTTAAGATGATAATCACTGACTGAACGAGAATAAGCATCCGATAATTTCGCAATTTCACACTGAAGACTAACAGAAATGCCATCACCATATACGAAATCACAGTTGCGATGACATTAACAGTGAACAGCTGTGAGGCAAAGGCATTGATCTTATCATGATCATCACGAAATCTCGGGCCTTCTCTTTGTGCGTAATTAGAAATACCAAGCATAGCAAGTAAAGCAAGATATTGAATAATACTATTCGCATAACTGACCTTGCCATAATGGGAAGCTCCTAATACTCTAGAAGCATATGGAATTGTAATCAAATGAATACCAATACTTATTACTGTTTTCATGATATTAAGTATCACATTCACTTTAATAGAACGAACCTTCTTCATTGATGTTTCCTCTTCAAAACAGGAGTTATCCTGTCATAGAATAACTCCTCCGTATTTTTCATTATCTTGTTGTAACTATCTTCTTCTGGCTATATCCATAATACTTCTTACCACCTACTTTATGATACGAAATAACATGTAGGATATATTTCTTTTTATGTTTTAATCCCGTAACAGTATAACTTCTTGATGATGTTGTTTTACGCTTTGAACCGTTGACATAGACTTCATAACCAGATGTTTTAGATGATTTACCCCAGGCAATTCTAATTGAATTTCTTTTAATGCGGGTAGCTCTTAAGCTTTTTACATTACCTGCTTTTTTACTTTTCAAATCTGAACGAATGACCTTATTCATGTTCCAAGCTTTATTCCAATTAAATGATGAAGTATAAATAGTCATTGCTTTTTTCCATGATGTAAAGTTCTTAAGAGAAGTTTTCCCGTTTTTCTTAAAAGATAAATATTTTAAATACTGATCTGCATATATTGAACCTTTATACGTATCAATGTACTTAAAGGCATTGTAAGATAGTTTCTTCTTTCCTTTTAAATCAATAAGCCCTAAACGTAAATCATGTTTTGCTTCTGATGGTTCATCTTTAAGACGATAATAGTTAAAAGCTTTGATAAAAGATAAATGAGCTACTTTATAATATCCCTGTGCTAAAGACATTGCCTGATGCTGACGAGATTTTTTAGTATCCGTAGAAGATGACATACCCGCTTCCGTTAAATACACAGAACGTAATTTACCTTGGTATTTTAATTGAGATTGAGAAAGATAAGCCTGTAAGATTTCCACATTACTGAAAGTAATGTACTTAGATGTCTTATAATTACCATTAATGCCTTTAGACATAACGTCTTTTTTAGCCATCTGACTAGACGTATTCCATACACCATAAATATGAGGTGCTAACCCCCAGTCATAGGCACCACGTGCATTTGTGTATTTTGCTAGCCAGTTAACCATATCATAAGGTTTTAAAGCACCGCCTTTGTTTTCTTTACCAAGCTTTTTCACATCACCTTTCCAGTAGTGGGTGAATGGGGCAACCACCTGAATCTGTGATGAATATTTCTTGACAGCAAGATTAGATAATCGTAAAGCACGTGAATATTCTTCCATAAATTTATTCAGGTTACCACAATCAAAGAAATAAGGTGTAAAATCCACTTCATTGCCAATAACATAAGTCTGAATAAGTCCTTGTTCTTTACTTTGAGAATATCTTTGAGCCAAAAATTCCATTGCGGCAATGTAATAATCTCTACCTACATCGTTTGATGTATTAGTCCCCATAAATGAACCTGAGTTACCTGCATCATATCTTAATGAAGAAGGAATATTATTCATACTTGCATGTGCAGAAACCAACACAATACCAATAACGTTCATATTTCTAGATGTTGCTCCCTGTACTAGAGAATCATAATGAGCCATTGCCTCTATATTAAAATAATACTTTTGGCCATTTGAAGTAAACTCAGTAGCACTATCCGGTGCTTTTCCATCAGCATAGAGCATACTGCTTAAATCAAAATTAATAGTAATTGATGAAACCCCTAAATCTTTCGCATACTTCATATTTGTGCTATTTTCATTAAATAGTCCTTTAATAGAAGATTGCTTAAATTTAATATTCTCTTCATTTTCAGGTGTGATTGATGTAGCATAGATCGGCCCTTTGATAATTTCATCATCTTGTACTAAATAGTATTTATCATAGAGACTATCACGCCCATTAGCATCATATCGA harbors:
- a CDS encoding DUF5722 domain-containing protein, producing MKKKIAYVLSLLMVFSLLSIKPIKAASNKITVSVDDTETTIQVNNCGDEGTAELYAYGANEYYTADKIRGISKDVKSTGTLVGEYDCGTNETFTRDRYDANGRDSLYDKYYLVQDDEIIKGPIYATSITPENEENIKFKQSSIKGLFNENSTNMKYAKDLGVSSITINFDLSSMLYADGKAPDSATEFTSNGQKYYFNIEAMAHYDSLVQGATSRNMNVIGIVLVSAHASMNNIPSSLRYDAGNSGSFMGTNTSNDVGRDYYIAAMEFLAQRYSQSKEQGLIQTYVIGNEVDFTPYFFDCGNLNKFMEEYSRALRLSNLAVKKYSSQIQVVAPFTHYWKGDVKKLGKENKGGALKPYDMVNWLAKYTNARGAYDWGLAPHIYGVWNTSSQMAKKDVMSKGINGNYKTSKYITFSNVEILQAYLSQSQLKYQGKLRSVYLTEAGMSSSTDTKKSRQHQAMSLAQGYYKVAHLSFIKAFNYYRLKDEPSEAKHDLRLGLIDLKGKKKLSYNAFKYIDTYKGSIYADQYLKYLSFKKNGKTSLKNFTSWKKAMTIYTSSFNWNKAWNMNKVIRSDLKSKKAGNVKSLRATRIKRNSIRIAWGKSSKTSGYEVYVNGSKRKTTSSRSYTVTGLKHKKKYILHVISYHKVGGKKYYGYSQKKIVTTR
- a CDS encoding flippase, coding for MKKVRSIKVNVILNIMKTVISIGIHLITIPYASRVLGASHYGKVSYANSIIQYLALLAMLGISNYAQREGPRFRDDHDKINAFASQLFTVNVIATVISYMVMAFLLVFSVKLRNYRMLILVQSVIIILTTIGADWINQIYEDYYYMTVRYIVVELIALACLFIFVRTPHDYIIYAFIMVMAAAGGNLFNIFYIKRYVHLHFVPIAQCKEHLKPVFKLFFVNLAMVLYISSDITILGYFKDSKTVGIYSLASKIYSTIKNVINAVIMVAIPRLSFYLGHQLQDEYKHLIQKVLDYLLTCLLPVVCGLLILAHPIMLIVGGSEYGKGAIPLSILSVALLFASLACLFSSGVLLLYKRDNVYLMATVISCLVNVGSNFIMIPLWGYNGAALTTLMAEMIMFLISVYYSFKDHLHLKDFLTHDHVFISSICGSGLILITGIIVHSAFHNILLQLLATFGIGVIVYMIVLALFKNPLLLSLIDRLKLKFLR